The genomic region GAATTATTCGTCGAATTGCTGTCTACATTCTCTGATGAAAATTCTACGTCTATTTTATCTTTTTCAGTAAGTTTTTGTCCCTTACTAATTGATTGGTGGGACACAAAACCGCTACCTTTTAAATTTACTTTAATATTTGTTAGGTTTTCAAAAGCAATGACATCTTCTTTCGTCCATCCTGACATGTCAGGCATAGTTAAGTCTCCATCTGTTAATAAC from Priestia aryabhattai harbors:
- a CDS encoding PASTA domain-containing protein produces the protein NVGKSKDDTSNAEYSKVPDVEGQDKQKAIDNVSAKSLEPVTIGSGTQIKAQSIKAGTKVLPHSKVLLLTDGDLTMPDMSGWTKEDVIAFENLTNIKVNLKGSGFVSHQSISKGQKLTEKDKIDVEFSSENVDSNSTNNS